The Sorghum bicolor cultivar BTx623 chromosome 6, Sorghum_bicolor_NCBIv3, whole genome shotgun sequence genome contains the following window.
CACAGCACTGAACTATTTCCAGATCCCAGACCTTTACCTTCCTGTCCGGTGGCGCTGGACTCAGCCACCGCTTTCCAACTCCTTGAATGGAGCTCCTCATCACCCTCAGGGCGTAGCATCTgagagagtgggagcattgcaaTCCATGGTCTCAGCGCTGGTGAGTGAAGCAACCAAATCGCATGAGCGGATGGATCTTGCAACGCAGGAGGTGTATCTCCTACTGTCCAAGATAAAGCAGCAACCAGTCTCTTTCAGGTGAAAGTGTTAGTAGGCTGCAATAACTACACCATTGCATTTTGGGCAGGTAGGAGTAGATGAGTAGCAGTACTAATTAGTAACAAAGCAATAGCATCGTGCAATTGATCGATGTACATTATTTGTAGTTTGTGGTTGAAATCCATTTACACTGATTTGAGTTTCAGACAATAGTAAGCATGCGTCACTGACTCACTGGTCAATTAGCTGTGGAGGTGAATTGGTGTTGTCTACTGATTTGAGCTTCAGACAATAGTAAGTACATTGGCTATTAAGTGTAATGAAAGACAATTAAAAAATAAGCCGTCTTAGCTCAGTCGGTAGAGCGCACGGCTTTTAACCGTGTGGTCGTGGGTTCGAATCCCACAGACGGCGTCttttaattttttaaaatttaaatacaTTTTCAGTTTTCAAATGTTTGTTTTATTTTAGTTGCTTTTTTCCCTGcttcttttaatttttttaaatttaaataCATTTTCAGTTTTCAAATGTTTGTTTTATTTTAGTTGCTTTTTTCCCTGCTTTTAAGTTTTCAGTTTTTTTGTTTTCAATTGCTTCTTCCTCTTCACCATGTTTTTATTATCagttttttttatgttttcaATTGCTTCCTCCTCTTCACtatgtattttttttatgttttcaTTACTTCTTTctattcaataaaattttcatgaACATTTTATTTTAGCCTTAACATGAAAACACATGATCTTTTGCGCGATAACCTCAGTTGCTATTTCAGCGTTCAACATGAAAGTGCATGATCTTTTGTGCAACAAACTCACTAAATTGAAGTTGTGATGCAAATTACATCTCCCTTGTTCCTTGTTGAACTACAAGTCTACAGCAAACTGGGGTGCATGtctgccgccggcgccgccgatcCGATGGTGCACTGGGGGCTGGATTTGAACCCAACGGCGGGGAACGACTTCCTGACTGGCCCGATGTGGACAGTGACCTTTCCGCCGGCCACCTGGACGCCGGTGATGGGCACCCAGACGAACAGCACGCGGACGCGGACGCCCTCGAGCCCCGTGACCGTCCCGGGGGACACGGTGCCGGAGAGCTCGACGTCGTAGCCGACGCGGTAGCCCCCCACCTCTACCACGCAACCGTCGTCGAGGAAGAGCTCAAAGGTGCCGTCGGCGTGGAGGAGGTACCTCCGGGCCGTCTCCGGGAGCAGCGCGCGCGGGAGGCCGAACCGGTCCATGAGCTCCGGCACCGTCGGCGGGTCATACGGAGCCGCGGCCGAGGCGAAGGCGGCGAGGCTGGCGCTGAGGCCGAGGAGAAGAAGGGCGGAGGCTGCGGCCTCCATGTAGCGGACTGCCGGTGCCGTGGTGGTTCTTGCCTTCTTGGTTTTGGGGAttggttggttggttctttgccTTCTTGGATGGATGGGAAAGGTCCAACGGAGCATTTTTTTTATTGGGTTTTGGCCTTTTCAGTTTTAagaaaaattttagttttggctactgtagcattttcgattgtatttgaaaaattttatctaatcatgaactaactaacttaaaaaaattgtctcgtaaattacagcaaattatgtaattagattttatttttatctatatttaatgcttcatgcatgcgtccaaaaattcgatttgacgaggaatcttgaaaaaatttagaaaattttggaaactgaacaaggcctaaggggAACAAAGATGAGGAATCTTGAGATATTCCATTTGGCCTGTTGTTTGGTTCCttcccaaaattcaaaatttttcaagattccctgtcacatcgaatctttggacacatgcacggagtattaaatatagatgaaaaaataaaaacaaattacacagtttatctgtaatttgcgaaacgaatcttttaaggctagttaatcca
Protein-coding sequences here:
- the LOC8075850 gene encoding uncharacterized protein LOC8075850, translated to MEAAASALLLLGLSASLAAFASAAAPYDPPTVPELMDRFGLPRALLPETARRYLLHADGTFELFLDDGCVVEVGGYRVGYDVELSGTVSPGTVTGLEGVRVRVLFVWVPITGVQVAGGKVTVHIGPVRKSFPAVGFKSSPQCTIGSAAPAADMHPSLL